The Temnothorax longispinosus isolate EJ_2023e unplaced genomic scaffold, Tlon_JGU_v1 HiC_scaffold_22, whole genome shotgun sequence genome includes a region encoding these proteins:
- the LOC139823939 gene encoding uncharacterized protein, whose translation MYKALSPRAKEIAKKYVRFTLRGKLGRTVPVLLTAELRDCIEMILKHRKAAKVSSKNPYLFGLPSLKKDNHKYLLACDLLRQYAVESGAENPDTLRGTQLRKHIATTCIHYNLSENEISTLANFMGHADKIHLSHYRQPVIEKEILEISQYLEAAQGVDMDESDSNDSDSRLSDIENTTKTTTKTYDGEINEGEPSGIFNKIASRRTIRDFQEGTLFFYK comes from the coding sequence atgtataaagcGCTTTCACCACGTGCCAAAGAAATTGCcaaaaaatatgtacgatTCACCTTAAGAGGTAAACTTGGACGAACGGTACCAGTCTTACTAACAGCAGAATTAAGAGACTGCATTGAAATGATTTTAAAGCATAGAAAGGCTGCGAAAGTTTCTTCAAAGAATCCGTATCTATTTGGTCTTCCTTCGcttaaaaaagataatcataaatatcttttagcGTGTGACTTATTACGGCAATACGCAGTAGAAAGTGGCGCAGAAAATCCAGATACTCTTCGTGGAACTCAATTACGGAAGCATATAGCAACAACATGTATTCATTATAATCTATCAGAAAATGAGATTTCAACGCTTGCAAACTTTATGGGCCATGCcgataaaattcatttatctCACTACAGACAACCtgttatagaaaaagaaatcttaGAAATATCTCAATATCTTGAAGCAGCACAAGGAGTTGATATGGATGAAAGTGACAGTAATGATTCTGACTCTAGACTCTCAGATATAGAAAATACAACGAAGACTACCACGAAAACTTACGATGGCGAAATTAATGAGGGAGAACCATCCGGGATTTTCAACAAAATTGCATCTAGAAGAACCATCCGGGATTTTCAAGAAGGTActttattcttttacaaatga
- the LOC139823940 gene encoding uncharacterized protein: MNKSFLNEESKNNSCLNSPIGEKDASLNCMSQDDSKSANCNGPELDCVSMNESFLNEESKNNSCLNSSIDEQNESLNCMSQDVVESANCNRPKLDCVNMNESEFVIIM, encoded by the exons ATGAACAAAA GTTTTCTTAACGAGGAATCAAAAAATAACTCTTGTTTAAATTCTCCCATTGGTGAGAAGGATGCATCTCTGAACTGTATGTCACAAGATGATTCAAAGAGTGCAAATTGCAATGGGCCCGAATTAGATTGCGTCAGTATGAACGAAA GTTTTCTTAACGAggaatcaaaaaataattcctgTTTAAATTCGTCCATCGATGAGCAGAATGAATCTTTGAACTGTATGTCACAAGATGTTGTGGAGAGTGCAAATTGCAATAGGCCCAAATTAGATTGCGTCAATATGAACGAAAGTGAGTTTGTCATCATAATGTAG